Sequence from the Lasioglossum baleicum chromosome 9, iyLasBale1, whole genome shotgun sequence genome:
GTAAGCTGGAATACGATGACCCCACCATAGCTGTCTCGATAAACACCAATCTCTAGGACAAGCATTGCGATCGAGTATCGTTACGAGAAGGCATTCTAAACTATTTTCATGCATTTTGAATTCATCCTACCTAATATTTTCGAGCCAGTCGTACCACGATTGCTCGTGTGTAGCAGGTACAATATGTAAATGACCTTCTTTCACAGCATCTATTGCTTTTCGAGCCATGTCTTTACATTTTAAGAACCACTGTTCCTTTAGTACATATTCTATGATATCCTGAGATCGCAAGCACCTCGGTACGACCATTTTATGATCGCAAACACTTCTCAGGAGACCTTTGTCTGCTAGTTCGTTTAAAACTTTTTCTCTCGCAACAAATCGTGGAATACCCTACAGCACGTTTAATTTTGGTTTTAGTTGCCAGCAACTGCGACATAGttgttttctgtaaatattGCTGCACCTTGAATTGTTTCCCTGCATCCGTGATCTTTCCATGTTCATCGAAAACTTCGATAATGTCTAATCCATGATTTTTAGCAATCGCGTAGTCTGTCCGATCGTGTGCGGGCGTTACTTTTACGGCTCCTTAAGATGACTTTTGTTACCGTATACATATTACGGATAGTGTTCGGTATCTTAAACCGTGATAATGATATCTGATAATTTGGATACACTTACCAGTGCCGAAATCTTTCTCGACTAAAGAATCAGCAACGACAGGTATATAAGTTTCCCTTAGGGAATTCCAAACTGTTTGGCCAATGTATTTCGCGTACCTTTCGTCGTTCGGGTGTACAGCGATTGCTACATCGCCGAAAAGAGATTCTGGTCTGGTTGTTGCCACCACTATTTCATCTTCTAAAGAAACGTAATTTCATCTTCAGTTTCGATTGCttcgaataaaatagaaaatgtttgaattgaAGTATTACCTGAATCTTTAACTGGATAAGCTATATATGCTATTACACCGAATGTTACCTTCTTATCGTGTCCCGGAACTTCAAGAGCCGTTTTCTCGGTAATAAATACATGCTCTACTTCAACATCGGATATTGTACTGCCCAAAGTAGGACACCAATTGACCAAATCTTTCTTCCTATATATTAAATTACGATCGTTTAGTCTTACAAACGATTCTATGACCGCATTGTTGTGATCCTAGAATTTTTATTATAGAAAACTAATTAAAATTGAGAACTTGAAAGAAATTTGATAAAGACAAACTTTATGAAATACCTTGCTCATGGTAAAATATTCTCTAGACCAATCTAAACTGGCTCCCAAAGCTTTCAACTGACTCTTTATCCCAGTTTCCTTCTGATTTTTCCACTCCCACACGATCGAAAGAAATTCTTCTCGCCCTATTTCCGATCTTGCCATACCTTTTGTTTTGCAAAGATACTTTTCCACCATCATTTGCGTTGCTATTCCTGCATGATCTAAACCTGGTATCCATAAAACAGGATGACCTTTCATTCTGTACCTGGATACATTGTAGAACGCTTTAAGTTACATTCGATAGACTAATCGCAGACTAAACAATTTTATAAGGAACATACCATCTGGCCAGTATATCCTGAACTGTAATAGTCAATGTGTGTCCTAAATGCAATGTTCCAGTTATATTTGGAGGAGGTAATAACATTCTCAGCGCATCTTTCTCACTAGGTGTGAcggtgaaatatttatttttctcccATGTATTATGCCAATCATGTTTTATGTTTCGAGGATTAAAACTTGGTGGAAAATCTAAGACATAAGAACGTTAATAAGGAGAAGAAATCAAAGTTTTGATCAATGCTATTGTTTTCAAaacaaaaatacatatatcattTCAGATTCATTATTACCTGATAACGATTGAGTGGAAAATCTGTTACAACAATacttgtaataagaattattacGTAGACAATCGTTTAATCGCATTAAATACATTCTATATACATAAATAGAGTAACAGTATATTTATAGATAAATACTTGAAAAGTTTGCTTTCGTGCACTTTCAAAAAAACATAACCTATAGTACAAGCAACGCCGAAACATTAATTTCGTTCATTCTTTTATGGGATTATACAAATTATTCTAATTGGTAGTTTATCCTGAAAGATCCCACATTTTTCCCATATTTCACAAAATCTATATAAAGTGGCtgtatttcataaaaatatatctttttCCAAGTGTATTCTGGCATTAGCTACTGTTAGCTACTTTGCGTTCTTTTATGTCAGCGCCGTAACGACGAAAGTCGAAAGTTAAACAGTTAAACATGTATTTACATCTGATTAGTTAGTTCCCTACCTTACCATTATTCAGTAAACAAATAGGTTGATTTTAAACGAGGATGATATAactatttcatctaaaatgttTCAATACCACGTTTATTTTTCACAAGTCAAACAGATGTTACAATAAGTTGAACTTGCATGTTATAAATTTGCATTATTGTTCTATGTGTATACAAGGTGTCCAAAAACTATTGTACTTCCTGGAAAGGAGTAATTCGTGAGCTCATTTTTTCGTTTGCAAAGATGTTTTCTGTATATCatatcatttctcgataatgccaagatgggctttttcagttaaaagcgctagataaaagatcaatctagtccgCGATCGCATTCAAAAaccctatttttacgttcacgaAGCGTAGTTTGCATTATATATGCCAATATATGCGCGTATATTCGTCATAGCTATCACAACTTTATGGAAATAGTTACACCAGGTTACACGTGCACATGTACgagtaatgtaaattacgctgctaatctaggccgcgatcgttcTCACAAGTctgatatttttacatttacaagATGTAATTTGCATAACTCATACTTTAATGCAAATTAGGCCttgtaaatttaaaaataggacttttgaaggagatagcggtctagagtaatcttttatctagcgcttgtgactactaaaaaatcccatctttgtacGATCGAAGAATGAGAAAACACATCCCGCTTCCCGCACCCTtgaaatcctggaaacgagtcttgaaaatcacggaccaatcagagcgcggctacagaaGAGCGTGGCATTGGCATTGGCATTGGCCGAATCGGAATCCGTCCGCTATAGTTGCGTTTTGATTGGTCCGTCGAAAACAAAGGTGTATATAGAATGATTGCAGAAATCATCTCTTTCAATAaggaagtgcaacatttttcggacacactgtatatacatgcgtctatttatatatatatataaacgttGAAGCGTAAACAAACTATTTACAATATAATATCTAATAAACAATGTATCGGCACGTAAACTTTTTGAAAATCCAGTAACAATTAATATTCTCTATTCtattatatatagtatacatatttgATCAAATAATCagatatatacataatatatgattACACATGTGCATTGTGCACAGTATTtaggaataaaaattataatgtacacataagaaaaagtgaaataaataataaaaaggcATGTATTATATACATGCACTttggaagaaaaattacgtaacTGCACAGCGAAGTGTTTATCCAATTATCCACAGATATCACACTATCTATGTATGTATCTTGTATTTACTTCGACATCAAAGTAAAGTACGGTGACAATAATAACTCGTAAAAATTCAAGGTAACCGATTTTTGCTATTCGTAGTGTAGCCATAATCGATTACAGCGGAGGAAAATCATTAACTTTTTACTTTTTAAAAGGAAAGTTAGATTTAATCGTATTATAAGTATCTATGCtatgtaaattaaatatatatacataaatagatACATGTGTTTTCATATATTTTCGTAAATAGAAAGGATATGCCATGTGCAGACCAGCAGACTGCAGACCAAGACACACCGGACTTGACCGGACACACGTGCTGTCTTGTTCTTCCTTTTAGTGTGCATGCATACTGTACTTATACGCGACACTGATTTATACTGTATCGCCGATAATATTTTACGAGGTGGTGGTAGCATAGTGGGGTACGACCGTAAAGTCCAAAGTTCTCCTGGATAAGTTAATTATCACGATGCTTTTGTTGTTTTGCAGAACCTATTAGCTCCCATTCGAATTCAAGAGCCGGCACATTATAACCGTTAAACGCTTCACTGTCTTTTCTACTTCGTTCCTGTGCGTGTGCTATTGTTTTCGAATATTTCATAATGTTGAAGGTAAGTCTCACATTTTCTACAATAAAAATCGCAATGCATATTATCGTGTATCATGTGAAATGCGTGTAATACTTACGcattatttgtaacgtatgcgagagacttttttttttataatcttaCAGTACTTTAGACGTATATTCTTATGTTGTTAAAGTTACGTTCTTACAAAAAATACTgtttttctttgaaattatccaTTAGCGAAACCATATGTACTATAACATAGTCCTACGGAGCAAGCTCTCATACCCtgtaatcaaaaatatcaatcaaTCAACTCGATTAGATTATTATATGAAATAAGATCTATTGTACATGACAAGATgactttaaaaaatgtgtaaggGCATTTTACGTAACACATACATTTGTAgatatattgtatttaagtcgaaacaatttattaatatatacacTGGCAAATAGTCTACCGTAACATCGACGATGTTTAAGAATGTTTATCATACTCTTATAATTACACCATTATTAATCACATGTGGTAATtatgtaacaaaataatatataaaggtATTAAATAAACTGTTTGCCTATGTCATTATGCCACATCTAACGTAAAGCAATAGGTACAGGTAATCATTTCATGAAAGAAGCTTGTTTCTTGATCTCAATGCTTAGAATAAGAAATATGAAATACGACGATGATTAATTGACAATCGTACAAGTTGTTTCACAGTAATTAATAGTGATTAATAGACTGGTCCAGCTTTGTTATCGATATTATATTTATGTACCTAATACTTTTTTGTTTTTCTTACAAACGTTGTTTCCTAGTTATAATGAACATTCTttagaaaaaaatcatacagAGAATATTTCGTTTACTTTATCTTCGCTGTTATGTTTTTCATTTGTTCGAGGATGCAAAACGATACAACGCGAGCGAACAAGATAAACAAAGTACATCGTATAACATACGGATAATTTAAAAGTGCTGTATAGTAAACATCtgcatacgtatatatatatacatgtatacatatatagaaataaatatatgtatacgtctTGTAACATGCACAGAATATGATTTAACATTAAAGTAAACAGTCTTTGTGCAAAGATTCGAAATTTATCGACGGATATTTAATGCTATGCGGTAAAAGTAAATGCTTAAACGAATATTATAATTGACACGTATTTCAGGGATTGGTTGCCCTTGTAACTGGAGGTGCTTCCGGGCTAGGACTAGGAACCGCACAAAGATTCGTAAGGGAAGGAGCCAAAGTTGTGATCGCCGATTTACCCACATCAAATGGAACTGAAGTAGCTAGCAAATTAGGAAATTCAGCTGTATTTGCACCTGTGGATGTAAGCATTCACCAAAGTAGCATTAGTattagtataaaaatatatgatgTATGAGAACGGATAGTTGGAAAATCTGTTCGAAGAATTTAGCATTCTTCGGAAAGAGCAACAGAATAACTTCTGAAATCGTAGAACGAGAACATAGGTTTTGCTATTCGAATACGTTTGTCGTACAATTATGCGCGTTAGCTAATATTTCTATCATTTACGAACTACATGTAATAATATCGAACGCGAAGCGCATATCGCTACGTCCTCCATAAAAGAAGTTCGTTTATAGGTGACGTCAGAAAAGGATGTGACCGAGGCATTACAACTAACGAAGAAGCAGTTCCAGAAGTTGGATGTGCTGGTGAACGCGGCAGGAATAGCTCGTGCATTCAAAgtgtacaatttcaataaacatCGTCCGCATAGTTTGGAAGACTTTGAGAGGGTTATCGCCGTGAACACTGTTGGAACGTTCAACGTGATCAGATTAGCCGTAGAACTTATGAACGAAAACACGCCGAACGTGGACGGCCAACGTGGAGTGGTGGTCAACACAGCGAGCGTTGCGGCGTTCGACGGACAGATGGGTCAGGCAGCATACTCTGCTAGCAAGGGCGGGGTAGTCAGTATGACCTTGCCGTTGGCCCGCGATTTGGCAAAGGTTGGGATTCGCGTTTGCACGGTAGCGCCTGGATTAATGGATACACCTATGCTGCAAGCATTACCAGACAAAGTGCGTGCATTTTTGAGTGAAACGATACCATTCCCGACGAGACTTGGTACACCGGACGAGTACGCTATGTTGGTGCAACAGATCGTCGAGAATCCTCTTCTGAACGGAGAAGTGATCAGATTAGACGGTGCTCTCAGGATGCAGCCTTAAGGGATTTCATACGAGCGGACAAATATCGAGCAACTGTCTAAACGTCAGATCGGAATCGggattttttacaattgtattcAAACGGAAAACTTGTAACACAGGTCAACAGAAAGATATACAGAAATATATGCAAGAGAAatgaaaacgaataactttcttAGTACATGCAACACCATTATAATTCTCTTAAAATGTACACGAACAACTAAACGTTTCCAATCTATCATAGGTATCGACAATTCTCTTTATTACCTTATGGCTCTGTACAATTAACGTCTTGTAAATATGTTGCAAAAGTCGCAACATCCTTCGTTTGTTTTTTTCTCTCTGTGTCTGTTTTGCgtgtgtttgtttgtttgtttgtttgtgtgTACGTGTACGTGTGTGAGAGTGTCTTTTTAAATAGTTCACTAGAGTATCGTCTAGCAAAAAGGTTGTGTACATAGTATtaacataaaaatttgctcagtttctctcttttccttttttcccccgTTTCTACCGATTCGATTCCCGGTTAGTCGTCTTTCTTCCCAATAACTTCCGGAGATTTCCAGAATTCCAGCAAGTGCTGAAACTTATTTTGATGATTTTTCGGAAGAGCCAGTTTATTTGTTAAGGCAGGATAATCGGGATCCTCTCCGAGGTCTAGTCAATCCTAGGCATTCGATTCTTTCAGATTTTGCAGCTTCTCCAACTGATCGGGTTGTAACTCATCTGGAATACTTGCCCTTCCCGCCATCACCATTTTCTTCGGCACGATCTCGATCTCCTCCATTTCTGTTTCCTGTTCCAGTTCAAGTTCGAGTTCCTGTTCCTGCTCCGGCTCCGGTCCCTGCTCCTGCCCCAGTTTTCGTTCCTGCACCTCGATCACCGTGCCGCGAGACGGTATCGATTGAGAGTTGTCTCCTGTGCTCGGACCGGTCGTCGAGTCTGCCTCGCTGCCAGAACTGCTGCTAACCGGAAACGGTGCCGAGTCTGCCGGCAAATCGTCCACCGTTGACTTCTCCTCCATGTCCTCCGGTGCCTCGGTAGTCTCCTCCTGATCGTCTTTTTCATCCATGATCACGGTGGTCTCTTTGCAATCGCTTTCGTTCATGTCTGTGGTAGTAGCACTAGACGGCATGTCACCACCTTCGGAGCTTTCGTTCGACTTGACCGTTTCATCGACAGCCTCCTCCATTCCAGGGAACGGGTGTTCGATCTCTTCCATCGGCGTCGCCGCCGTGATCACGATCTGAGCAACACCTAGTCCAAATTCATCTTTGGACtcgtcgccgccgccgtcgtCGTTCTCGGTGGTCGTcggttgtttcgttttctcctcACCTGTCTGCAAATACAAACCGGGAAACGGTTAATAGATTTCGGCTACGTGACGGGCCCCGATCGTTTCTTCTTTAAACTACCTTCACATTTACCTTGGTTCCAGATTCATCCGACACTTCTACAACTAAGCGGCAGTTTTGTGTAAATTCAGTTACGGATTAAATAgaaagaaaagtaataaatgCTAATCTGTAACTACGATCGAAATCGGTATCTGCTAACCTACGATTCCAGGCCCCTCGGATCCGTCTTCCTCGAACTGCGAGCCGTAATGGCTCTTCTGGACCTTGGATAGCTTCATCATGAAACCGTCTTGCGACTGCTCGGCGCTCACATTGCTGACTTTCTCGGCAGCTTGCTGCATGTCCGCGTTCACTGAAACCATACGCGGTTCGTCattttctctgtttctcttctCAATATCGTGATGTATATGTTGTGGTGCGTACCTCTCATCATGCTCTGCGTCAGCTCGTCCTCCAGGAAAAACTCTGGAACTTCGGGAGGTGTGAATACGGGAGGCGCGGAGCTCGGCGGTGTAATGTTCTCCTAAaatgacattcgaaaacgaaTAGGAACAACAGTTCGGTTTGCTAATCGATCGAAAAGTGATTGAAAGGTAACCTGCGGGGTTAAAGGTGAACCGTCAGCGGCGCACGGCTCCATGATCAAAGAGGGGAATAATCCACGATTTCCGCGGATCTCTCCCTCCCACCATCCGTCGTCCACGTCGTGCGGATCTTTCCTCAAAATTTTCACAACGTCTCCCTCGTAGAAGCTGACCTCCTCGTCGCACGTGGCGTCGTAGTCGTAAAGGGCGATACAGTATTGTTCGGCTTCTGTGATAAGAACGCAGTTGGTTGACGCGATCGCGATTACGATCACCGAATCTCAAATTACCTCCTATATGATTTTGTACAATAGCTGCTTCCGGGGCAGGCTGTTGCAAGTTAGCGTCAGGATCTACCGCGTCGTGGTCGTCGATAGTGTAGTCCACCGAGGAGAAAGAGATCTGGTGGACGAGCCCCGGCCCTTGGGAAGTCAGGCTAGAAGTGGTTTCGGGATCGCGCTCGACATCCAGATAGTTTTGCGGAACGAAACCTTCCTCGCCGCGGTAATTGCGGGCCCGCAGCCAACCGTCTCCGTCGCCCTCGCCAACCACTTCAAGCTGTTCGCTCTCGACGATCGACAGTTCGTCCGGATTTTGCGCCTGCAACGAAGAAATTCACGGCAACGATTACCATTTCGAAGTTTCCGAAAGTTTTCGTCTGACGACAATCAATTTCGAATACTCGAGCATTCGAATGTACATGGTCTGTCCGAAAACACAGGTGCATGTTTATATTAGAGGCGACCTTGTAACAAGTGGCCTGCCCATGCAAAAAATCTCAGCGCCGCGTAAGTATTATAATGACCGAACGTGTGGAACAACGGATATGCATTACATTTTGCCAGAAACTTGGGCATTCTTGTTTGGAAACCATTGGTACGATCCTGCGTACAGTCCTGATCTTGCTCCTTGTGACTTCTGGTTGTTCCCCAGAATGAAAAAACCTCTCGAAGGACAAAGATTTGCGGACGTAGAAGCAATAAAACAGAATAAGACGAGGCAGCTGTTCGCTATGCCCAAAGATGATTTTAAGGAGTGTTTCCGTGAGCGGGAGTATCACTGGAAGAAAGTTGTGGCTTCTAACGGGCAATACTTTGAAGGGGACACCATTGATAtcaaccaggaattccgggcagACCACTAGGCACATCgaagttatacatatatgtaccgtATAGGAGTATAACGCGGTGCACTTGTATATCGGTTGCGAGGGAGGCGGTTCGGATGTTTCACGGACTTCTGTCTGCTCGTCTTTCTCCTCGTTGTCCCAATCGACAGCCGTGGGATCGTCCCAGCCGACGGTCAGCTGTTCTATTCGTTGTTTCTCTTGTTCGAGCAAAGCTGTTACAGAAACGAAAGGTACAACTGTTGTCGTTAGTTTACTGTTGAAATCGATCGACCCGTAAACCGTACGCTCACCGTCAACTTCCTCGCTGTCGTGCCTCTGTCTTTCCTCGGTCGGTTCCTCTTCCTGCTGGGAGACGTTCTTCACGCTACCTGGCCGCTCGACGGTCGTCAGATCGCTTCCACCGTCTCCGTCGCTGTCGTAGAACGAATCCGAGGACGGATGTTCCTGTGCGACGTCGAAAACAACATATCAATAGAATCCTATCGTTATCGTATCCGGTGTTAGTCTTATTCTACCCTAGTCTATCCAATCCTATTGAACGATTTTAACGATCAACGAAGGCAGTCCTATTATTTTGTCTCACGGGTTAGCGAAAGTAGATAATGATTGCGAGAGTACCGCCGTTCCAGAAGCGTCGGTTCTCACGGAAAGGGAGCTGGCCGAGCGTGGCATGTCCTGCACGCTCAATGTCTCGACCTCCTGCAGCCACTCGTCGACGTTCACTGAAG
This genomic interval carries:
- the LOC143212205 gene encoding protein nervous wreck isoform X2 codes for the protein MQPPPRKGNYAKFLKNVHTEQAAKLQAKNQHECDLLEDIRNFTIKKSAIEKSYSEALLKISSAYLNKKIPNIPDLKIDGGDEKWNMWNVWRTVLEENEKLARARLAAVEVFQQQIADDAKSLKMHKLQISKKAIDQLMIVQKELQMCVQDVDKTKKLYFDEEHSAHDVRDKAKDIEEKLKKKKGSFFQSITSLQKNSAKVSSKRDALEEKSTGARNDYLLSLAAANAHQNRYFVVDLQNTMQYLEQGVYDKVAEYLTLMGRTELLTCMATQNSFTTIRDQAQQLTREYNIQCCCLYYPVLKQHIQYDFECCDNDPVDRVTADHSAAATLGKEARRWATRIARELSSVRENTRRLQNLAQLKESGQKTDPNDPQGPDIDTKMDELKHAIRRAETAKLKAEARIDCLRNGGVNVDEWLQEVETLSVQDMPRSASSLSVRTDASGTAEHPSSDSFYDSDGDGGSDLTTVERPGSVKNVSQQEEEPTEERQRHDSEEVDALLEQEKQRIEQLTVGWDDPTAVDWDNEEKDEQTEVRETSEPPPSQPIYKCTALYSYTAQNPDELSIVESEQLEVVGEGDGDGWLRARNYRGEEGFVPQNYLDVERDPETTSSLTSQGPGLVHQISFSSVDYTIDDHDAVDPDANLQQPAPEAAIVQNHIGEAEQYCIALYDYDATCDEEVSFYEGDVVKILRKDPHDVDDGWWEGEIRGNRGLFPSLIMEPCAADGSPLTPQENITPPSSAPPVFTPPEVPEFFLEDELTQSMMRVNADMQQAAEKVSNVSAEQSQDGFMMKLSKVQKSHYGSQFEEDGSEGPGIVVVEVSDESGTKTGEEKTKQPTTTENDDGGGDESKDEFGLGVAQIVITAATPMEEIEHPFPGMEEAVDETVKSNESSEGGDMPSSATTTDMNESDCKETTVIMDEKDDQEETTEAPEDMEEKSTVDDLPADSAPFPVSSSSGSEADSTTGPSTGDNSQSIPSRGTVIEVQERKLGQEQGPEPEQEQELELELEQETEMEEIEIVPKKMVMAGRD
- the LOC143212205 gene encoding protein nervous wreck isoform X1; translated protein: MQPPPRKGNYAKFLKNVHTEQAAKLQAKNQHECDLLEDIRNFTIKKSAIEKSYSEALLKISSAYLNKKIPNIPDLKIDGGDEKWNMWNVWRTVLEENEKLARARLAAVEVFQQQIADDAKSLKMHKLQISKKAIDQLMIVQKELQMCVQDVDKTKKLYFDEEHSAHDVRDKAKDIEEKLKKKKGSFFQSITSLQKNSAKVSSKRDALEEKSTGARNDYLLSLAAANAHQNRYFVVDLQNTMQYLEQGVYDKVAEYLTLMGRTELLTCMATQNSFTTIRDQAQQLTREYNIQCCCLYYPVLKQHIQYDFECCDNDPVDRVTADHSAAATLGKEARRWATRIARELSSVRENTRRLQNLAQLKESGQKTDPNDPQGPDIDTKMDELKHAIRRAETAKLKAEARIDCLRNGGVNVDEWLQEVETLSVQDMPRSASSLSVRTDASGTAEHPSSDSFYDSDGDGGSDLTTVERPGSVKNVSQQEEEPTEERQRHDSEEVDALLEQEKQRIEQLTVGWDDPTAVDWDNEEKDEQTEVRETSEPPPSQPIYKCTALYSYTAQNPDELSIVESEQLEVVGEGDGDGWLRARNYRGEEGFVPQNYLDVERDPETTSSLTSQGPGLVHQISFSSVDYTIDDHDAVDPDANLQQPAPEAAIVQNHIGEAEQYCIALYDYDATCDEEVSFYEGDVVKILRKDPHDVDDGWWEGEIRGNRGLFPSLIMEPCAADGSPLTPQENITPPSSAPPVFTPPEVPEFFLEDELTQSMMRVNADMQQAAEKVSNVSAEQSQDGFMMKLSKVQKSHYGSQFEEDGSEGPGIVVVEVSDESGTKTGEEKTKQPTTTENDDGGGDESKDEFGLGVAQIVITAATPMEEIEHPFPGMEEAVDETVKSNESSEGGDMPSSATTTDMNESDCKETTVIMDEKDDQEETTEAPEDMEEKSTVDDLPADSAPFPVSSSSGSEADSTTGPSTGDNSQSIPSRGTVIEVQERKLGQEQGPEPEQEQELELELEQETEMEEIEIVPKKMVMAGRASIPDELQPDQLEKLQNLKESNA
- the Scu gene encoding hydroxysteroid 17-beta dehydrogenase 10, with product MLKGLVALVTGGASGLGLGTAQRFVREGAKVVIADLPTSNGTEVASKLGNSAVFAPVDVTSEKDVTEALQLTKKQFQKLDVLVNAAGIARAFKVYNFNKHRPHSLEDFERVIAVNTVGTFNVIRLAVELMNENTPNVDGQRGVVVNTASVAAFDGQMGQAAYSASKGGVVSMTLPLARDLAKVGIRVCTVAPGLMDTPMLQALPDKVRAFLSETIPFPTRLGTPDEYAMLVQQIVENPLLNGEVIRLDGALRMQP